A DNA window from Paraclostridium bifermentans contains the following coding sequences:
- a CDS encoding acyl-CoA dehydratase activase, producing the protein MYTMGLDIGSTASKGLILKDGKEIVAYSTISSGTGTSGPARVLEDLYKKLNIKGSDIQNTVVTGYGRMKYAETHKQISELSCHTKGVKFLVPTARTVIDIGGQDAKALKLDNNGVMLNFLMNDKCAAGTGRFLDVMAKIVEVDVSDLGDISMRSQNEVSISNTCTVFAESEVISHLSNDIAIEDIVAGIHTSVAKRVASLVKRLGVKEDVVMVGGVAKNSGVVKAMERELGTNIIVPEIPQLTGALGAAIYAYNETKK; encoded by the coding sequence ATGTACACAATGGGATTAGATATAGGGTCAACTGCATCTAAAGGACTTATTTTAAAAGATGGAAAAGAAATAGTAGCTTACTCTACAATATCTTCAGGAACTGGAACTAGCGGGCCTGCTAGAGTTCTTGAAGATTTGTATAAAAAGCTTAATATAAAAGGTTCTGATATTCAAAATACTGTAGTAACTGGTTATGGGCGTATGAAATACGCTGAAACTCATAAACAAATAAGTGAATTAAGTTGTCATACTAAGGGTGTAAAATTTTTAGTACCTACAGCTAGAACAGTAATAGATATCGGAGGGCAAGATGCTAAAGCACTTAAGTTAGATAATAACGGGGTTATGTTAAACTTCCTAATGAACGATAAATGTGCAGCAGGTACTGGTAGATTTTTAGATGTTATGGCAAAAATCGTTGAAGTGGATGTATCTGATCTTGGAGATATATCAATGAGATCTCAAAATGAAGTATCCATAAGTAATACATGCACAGTTTTTGCAGAATCAGAAGTTATATCACATTTATCAAATGATATAGCTATAGAGGATATAGTTGCAGGAATACATACTTCAGTTGCTAAAAGGGTTGCCAGTTTGGTAAAGCGACTTGGAGTTAAAGAGGATGTAGTTATGGTTGGAGGAGTTGCTAAAAATTCAGGCGTCGTTAAAGCTATGGAAAGAGAGTTAGGGACTAATATAATAGTTCCTGAGATACCTCAACTTACAGGTGCCTTAGGAGCAGCTATATATGCCTACAATGAAACAAAAAAATAA
- the hadB gene encoding (R)-2-hydroxyisocaproyl-CoA dehydratase subunit alpha produces MSEKKDAKTVINELLAQQYANAFKAKEEGRPVGWSTSVFPQELAEVFDLNLCYPENQAAGVAAKKESLDLCERSEAQGYSIDLCAYARTNFGFLEKGKSDTLDMPQPDFLLCCNNICNQVIKWYENISKELNIPMIMIDLPFNDEDHVTDERVEYIKAQFQEAITQLEKISGKKFDPKKFEDVMKTSAENGRLWKYSMSLPEGSNPSPMNGFDLFTYMAVIVCARGKKETTEAFKLLIDELEENKKNKVSTFRGEEKYRIMMEGIPCWPYIGYKMKTLAKYGVNMTGSVYPHAWALQYEVNDLDGMARAYSGMFNNVNLDQMTEFRVNSLRDGKCDGAFYHMNRSCKLMSLIQYEMQRKTEEITGIPSAGFDGDQADPRGFTKAQFETRIQGLVEVMDERKNLNRGEI; encoded by the coding sequence ATGTCTGAAAAAAAAGATGCTAAAACAGTAATAAATGAGCTCTTAGCTCAACAGTATGCAAATGCTTTTAAAGCTAAAGAAGAAGGTAGACCTGTTGGTTGGTCAACTTCAGTATTTCCTCAAGAATTAGCAGAGGTATTTGATTTAAATTTATGTTATCCAGAAAATCAAGCAGCAGGAGTAGCTGCAAAAAAAGAATCATTAGATTTATGCGAAAGATCAGAAGCTCAAGGGTATTCTATAGATTTATGTGCTTATGCTAGAACAAATTTTGGTTTTTTAGAAAAAGGAAAAAGTGATACTTTAGATATGCCACAGCCAGACTTTTTACTATGTTGCAACAATATATGTAACCAAGTAATAAAATGGTATGAAAATATATCAAAAGAGTTAAATATACCTATGATAATGATAGATTTACCTTTCAATGATGAAGATCATGTTACAGATGAAAGGGTTGAATATATAAAAGCTCAATTCCAAGAAGCTATAACACAACTTGAAAAAATATCAGGCAAAAAATTTGATCCTAAAAAGTTTGAAGATGTAATGAAGACATCTGCTGAGAATGGTAGACTTTGGAAATACTCAATGAGTTTACCTGAAGGTTCAAATCCATCTCCAATGAATGGATTTGATTTATTCACTTATATGGCAGTAATCGTTTGTGCAAGAGGTAAAAAGGAAACTACAGAAGCATTTAAACTTTTAATAGATGAATTAGAAGAAAATAAGAAAAATAAAGTCTCTACATTTAGAGGAGAAGAAAAATATAGAATAATGATGGAAGGAATTCCTTGTTGGCCTTATATAGGATATAAAATGAAAACACTAGCTAAATATGGCGTTAATATGACAGGTAGTGTTTACCCACATGCATGGGCTCTTCAATATGAAGTTAATGATTTAGATGGAATGGCAAGAGCTTATAGTGGAATGTTCAATAATGTTAACTTAGATCAAATGACAGAGTTTAGAGTTAATTCATTAAGAGATGGTAAATGTGATGGAGCTTTCTATCATATGAATAGAAGCTGTAAGCTTATGAGTTTAATTCAGTATGAAATGCAAAGAAAAACTGAAGAGATTACAGGAATACCATCAGCTGGTTTTGATGGAGACCAAGCAGATCCTAGAGGATTTACTAAGGCTCAATTTGAAACTAGAATACAAGGTCTAGTTGAAGTTATGGATGAGAGAAAAAATCTTAACAGAGGTGAAATATAA
- the hadC gene encoding (R)-2-hydroxyisocaproyl-CoA dehydratase subunit beta, with protein sequence MEAMLARMQEVIDNPNEVIKKFKKDTGNKAIGCFPVYCPEEIIHAAGMFPVGIWGGHTELDLAKQYFPAFACSIMQSSLEYGLKGAYNELSAVIIPGMCDTLICLGQNWKVAVPQVPYIALVYPQNRKLDSGVTYLVNEFKHVKKELEKICGHEITEEKLHESIEVYNEHRRVMQEFVALAPKYSKTIKPSVRNLVIKSGFFMRKEEHTDLVKNLISKLNKMQVEECTGSKVVLTGISLDSKDILEILEENNITVVADDLAQESRQFRTLVPDGKDALERLARQWSNVEGCSLAYDPDKKRGSMIADEVKAKGADGVVFCMMKFCDPEEYDYPVVKKDIESSDIPTLYIEVDQQTSNNEQVRTRVQAFSEMLSFA encoded by the coding sequence ATGGAAGCTATGTTAGCAAGAATGCAAGAGGTAATTGATAATCCAAATGAGGTTATCAAAAAATTTAAAAAAGATACTGGAAATAAAGCTATAGGATGTTTCCCAGTTTACTGTCCAGAAGAAATAATCCATGCAGCAGGAATGTTTCCTGTAGGTATATGGGGTGGACATACTGAATTAGATCTAGCAAAACAGTATTTTCCAGCATTTGCATGTTCAATAATGCAATCATCTCTAGAATATGGACTTAAAGGAGCTTACAATGAACTTTCAGCTGTTATAATACCTGGAATGTGCGATACATTAATATGTTTAGGTCAAAACTGGAAGGTAGCAGTTCCACAAGTACCTTATATAGCTTTAGTTTATCCACAAAATAGAAAACTAGATTCAGGGGTAACATACTTAGTTAATGAATTTAAACATGTAAAAAAAGAATTAGAAAAAATATGTGGTCATGAAATAACAGAAGAAAAATTACATGAAAGTATAGAAGTTTACAATGAACATAGAAGAGTAATGCAAGAGTTTGTAGCGTTAGCTCCTAAGTATTCAAAAACAATAAAACCTTCAGTTAGAAACTTAGTTATAAAAAGCGGATTCTTTATGAGAAAAGAGGAACATACTGATTTAGTTAAAAACCTTATATCTAAACTAAATAAAATGCAAGTTGAAGAATGTACAGGAAGCAAAGTTGTACTTACTGGTATATCACTGGACTCAAAAGATATCTTAGAGATATTAGAAGAAAATAATATAACAGTTGTTGCAGATGATTTAGCTCAAGAATCTAGACAATTTAGAACTTTAGTTCCAGATGGAAAAGATGCTTTAGAAAGATTAGCAAGACAATGGTCAAATGTAGAAGGCTGTTCATTAGCTTATGATCCAGATAAAAAACGTGGTTCTATGATAGCTGATGAAGTAAAAGCTAAAGGAGCAGATGGGGTAGTATTCTGTATGATGAAATTCTGTGATCCAGAGGAATATGATTATCCAGTAGTTAAAAAGGATATAGAATCAAGTGATATTCCTACTTTATATATAGAAGTAGATCAACAGACATCAAACAATGAGCAAGTAAGAACTCGTGTGCAAGCCTTCTCTGAGATGCTTAGCTTCGCCTAA
- the acdB gene encoding putative isocaproyl-CoA dehydrogenase AcdB, with protein MLFNKEKELLRKAVRDFVSRELATLPEEIDKTGEMPRELLDKMAKTKYTSVTVPEEYGGAGSDYVSYAIIMEELSRRCASTGTYATAASSLVSLPILNYGTEEQKQKYLRGIASGEMIGAFGLTEPGAGSDASAQQTTAELDGDYYILNGRKTFITNAPICDVAIVIAVTDRSKGLKGTSAFIVESKWEGFSHGAHEDKMGIRGTQTSDLIFENVKVPKENLLGKEGIGFKIAMNTLDAGRIGVAAQALGIAQGALDEAIKYTKERVQFGRTLSKFQNTQFTLADMETKVNAARWLVYDAAEKKDAGVNMTKESAMAKYYAAEIANEVAYKALQLHGGYGFIKDYPIERIYRDARIMSIYEGTSEVQKMVISSSILK; from the coding sequence ATGTTATTTAATAAAGAGAAAGAACTTTTAAGAAAAGCAGTAAGAGACTTCGTAAGTAGAGAATTGGCAACTTTACCAGAAGAAATTGATAAAACTGGGGAAATGCCAAGAGAATTATTAGACAAAATGGCCAAAACAAAATATACAAGCGTTACTGTACCTGAAGAATATGGGGGAGCAGGTTCAGATTACGTATCATATGCAATAATAATGGAAGAACTTAGTAGAAGATGCGCATCAACTGGAACTTATGCAACTGCAGCATCATCTCTAGTATCATTACCGATACTTAACTATGGAACTGAAGAACAAAAACAAAAATATTTAAGAGGTATCGCATCAGGTGAAATGATAGGAGCGTTTGGTCTTACAGAACCAGGAGCAGGATCTGATGCTTCAGCACAACAAACAACAGCAGAACTTGATGGAGATTATTATATATTAAATGGAAGAAAAACATTTATAACTAATGCTCCTATATGTGACGTTGCTATAGTAATTGCAGTTACAGATAGATCAAAAGGTCTAAAAGGAACATCTGCATTTATAGTAGAAAGTAAATGGGAAGGATTCTCTCACGGAGCTCATGAAGATAAAATGGGTATAAGAGGAACTCAAACTTCAGACCTAATATTTGAAAATGTAAAAGTACCAAAAGAAAACTTATTAGGAAAAGAAGGTATAGGATTTAAAATAGCTATGAATACTCTTGATGCTGGTAGAATAGGTGTTGCAGCTCAAGCATTAGGTATTGCACAAGGTGCACTTGATGAAGCTATAAAATATACAAAAGAAAGAGTACAGTTTGGGAGAACGCTTTCTAAATTCCAAAATACTCAATTTACTTTAGCTGATATGGAAACAAAAGTAAATGCAGCTAGATGGTTAGTTTATGATGCAGCTGAAAAGAAAGATGCAGGAGTAAATATGACTAAAGAATCTGCGATGGCTAAATACTATGCAGCTGAAATAGCAAATGAAGTTGCTTATAAAGCATTACAATTACATGGTGGATATGGATTTATAAAAGATTATCCAATCGAAAGAATATATAGAGATGCTAGAATAATGTCTATATATGAAGGTACATCAGAAGTTCAAAAAATGGTAATATCTTCAAGCATTTTAAAATAA
- the etfB gene encoding electron transfer flavoprotein subunit beta — translation MKILVCVKQVPDTNEVRINKETGTLIRDGVPSILNPDDANALEQALRLKDEHEGSKVTVITMGPPQADFMLRECLAMGADEAILLSDRAFGGADTWATSNTIAAGIKKVGDYDIVFAGRQAIDGDTAQVGPQIAEKLDIPQVTYVQDFSIDGDTVTVQRQLEDGYEVIKVKKPVLLTAVKELNEPRHMSVDKIVKAFKTEVKVWTIDDLDVNREEVGLKASPTKVFKSFTPDPRGKGEILKGNPEDIVNTVLVGLKQKHII, via the coding sequence TTGAAAATATTAGTTTGCGTTAAACAAGTTCCAGATACTAATGAAGTTAGAATAAATAAAGAGACAGGAACTCTTATAAGAGATGGTGTTCCAAGTATATTAAACCCTGATGATGCAAATGCATTAGAGCAGGCATTAAGATTAAAAGATGAACATGAAGGATCAAAAGTAACAGTAATAACTATGGGACCTCCTCAAGCAGACTTTATGCTTAGAGAGTGTTTAGCTATGGGTGCTGATGAAGCAATCCTTCTTAGTGATAGAGCGTTTGGAGGAGCTGATACTTGGGCAACTTCAAATACAATAGCAGCAGGAATCAAAAAGGTAGGCGATTACGATATAGTATTTGCTGGAAGACAGGCTATAGATGGGGATACAGCTCAAGTTGGACCACAAATTGCTGAAAAACTTGATATACCTCAAGTTACATATGTGCAAGATTTCTCTATAGATGGAGATACAGTAACTGTACAAAGACAATTAGAGGATGGATACGAAGTAATAAAAGTAAAAAAACCTGTTCTTTTAACAGCTGTTAAAGAACTTAATGAACCAAGACATATGTCTGTTGATAAAATAGTAAAAGCATTTAAAACAGAAGTAAAAGTTTGGACTATAGACGATTTAGATGTAAATAGAGAAGAAGTAGGACTTAAAGCATCACCAACAAAAGTATTTAAATCATTTACACCAGATCCAAGAGGTAAAGGGGAAATACTTAAAGGTAATCCAGAAGATATTGTGAATACGGTACTAGTAGGACTAAAACAAAAGCACATTATATAA
- a CDS encoding electron transfer flavoprotein subunit alpha/FixB family protein codes for MNTNINENIKDFSSYKNVWVFAEQRDGAITPVVIELLGEGRKLADEIGVNLCAILLGKNVDSMAKELVAYGADTVYTADDELLEKFTTDAYTKVITDAINEFKPEIVLYGATHIGRDLAPRIASRVSTGLTADCTKLEIDPDDKKLKQTRPAFGGNIMATIICPNTRPQMSTVRPGVMEKAEKNDSRDGKIVPMSFNLSKDDIRVEVIKTVKTKKDLVSLTDANIIVSGGLGMGSPEGFEMLKQLADKLGGVVGASRAAVDAGWIDHSHQVGQTGTTVKPNLYIACGISGAIQHLAGMQNSDFIIAINKNETAPILDIADYGIVGDVKDIVPLLTEKLDSVDDLIELVNA; via the coding sequence ATGAATACAAATATAAATGAAAATATAAAAGATTTTAGCTCATATAAAAATGTTTGGGTGTTTGCAGAGCAAAGAGATGGTGCAATAACACCAGTTGTAATAGAATTACTTGGAGAAGGTAGAAAATTAGCTGATGAAATAGGTGTTAACCTATGTGCAATATTATTAGGTAAAAATGTAGATTCTATGGCTAAAGAATTAGTTGCTTATGGAGCGGATACAGTTTATACTGCGGATGATGAATTGTTAGAAAAATTCACAACTGATGCTTATACAAAAGTTATAACTGATGCAATAAATGAATTTAAACCAGAAATAGTACTTTATGGTGCTACTCATATAGGAAGAGACTTAGCTCCAAGAATAGCTTCAAGAGTAAGTACAGGTCTTACTGCAGACTGTACAAAACTTGAAATAGATCCAGATGATAAAAAATTAAAACAAACTCGTCCAGCGTTTGGTGGTAATATAATGGCTACGATTATATGCCCTAACACTAGACCTCAAATGTCTACAGTTAGACCTGGAGTTATGGAAAAAGCAGAGAAAAATGATTCTAGAGATGGAAAAATAGTTCCTATGTCATTTAACTTAAGCAAAGATGATATAAGAGTAGAAGTTATAAAAACTGTTAAGACTAAAAAAGATTTAGTATCTTTAACAGATGCAAATATAATAGTATCTGGAGGACTTGGAATGGGAAGTCCTGAAGGATTTGAAATGTTAAAACAATTAGCTGATAAATTAGGTGGAGTAGTAGGAGCATCACGTGCAGCTGTTGACGCTGGATGGATAGACCACTCTCATCAAGTTGGTCAAACAGGAACTACTGTTAAACCTAACCTGTATATAGCTTGTGGTATATCTGGGGCTATACAACATTTAGCAGGTATGCAAAACTCTGATTTTATTATAGCTATAAATAAAAATGAAACAGCTCCAATACTTGATATAGCAGATTATGGTATAGTAGGAGATGTTAAAGATATAGTTCCATTACTTACAGAAAAACTTGACAGTGTAGATGATTTAATCGAACTAGTTAATGCATAG
- a CDS encoding sigma-54 interaction domain-containing protein, with amino-acid sequence MYNDFRGFINHLENPAILCSETGEILDFNAQMKKIFNFVDVDKPSNISVLDSTFNENDYFSNNRKKIQLRDLNMFVDVYSIRDYKNELQYIYLFEKSMITDKVVEDIIEHIDEVVVIFNKDGVIEKMNSLCDEILPFKRKEVLGRKIDKLVYMGLVEEPIILNMLGVKKKTYKNIVYPGGKVIAYTAVPIWDNKGEVKGGVLTGRDISRVINLDSPHAKDCTTATNSEYISKSEVMDNIKNVVKRAAASDSSIFITGESGVGKEIIARKICKYSHRRDKPFIAINCGAIPNELLESEFFGYEEGSFTGAKKSGKKGLFEQANGGTIFLDEIGELPLQMQKKLLRVIQENTITRVGGTKPIKIDVRYVSATNISNEDLHDNLKFRQDLYYRLSVIPIKIPPLRERKEDIMPLVEYFLDLYNTKYNREISISPKVMELLNNHSWPGNIRELKNIIERFVVLSVKNTIGEDEFNMLINLDDLSKENDLKSPIVVNGIVNLNEAYKIVDQIIIPRAIDKYGSITQASKQIGIDSSTIHRKIKSGYLKL; translated from the coding sequence GTGTATAATGATTTTAGGGGCTTTATTAATCACTTAGAAAATCCAGCAATTTTATGCAGTGAAACTGGGGAAATACTAGATTTTAATGCACAAATGAAAAAGATTTTTAATTTTGTTGATGTGGACAAGCCATCAAATATATCTGTTTTGGATAGTACATTTAATGAAAATGACTATTTTTCAAACAATAGAAAAAAAATACAGCTTAGAGATTTAAATATGTTTGTAGACGTTTATTCCATTAGAGATTATAAAAATGAATTACAGTATATTTATTTATTTGAAAAATCTATGATAACAGATAAGGTTGTAGAGGACATAATTGAACATATAGATGAAGTTGTAGTTATATTTAATAAAGATGGTGTTATTGAAAAGATGAACAGCTTATGTGATGAAATATTACCATTTAAAAGAAAAGAAGTTCTTGGGAGAAAAATTGACAAACTAGTTTATATGGGATTAGTAGAAGAACCGATAATACTAAATATGCTAGGAGTTAAGAAAAAAACTTATAAAAATATAGTTTATCCTGGAGGTAAAGTTATAGCATACACAGCAGTTCCTATATGGGATAACAAGGGAGAAGTAAAAGGGGGAGTATTAACTGGTAGAGATATTTCTAGAGTTATAAACTTAGATTCTCCTCACGCGAAAGATTGTACAACAGCCACTAACTCGGAATATATAAGCAAAAGTGAAGTTATGGATAATATAAAAAATGTAGTAAAGAGAGCAGCAGCATCTGATTCTTCTATTTTTATAACTGGAGAGTCTGGTGTAGGAAAAGAAATTATAGCTAGAAAAATATGTAAGTATAGTCATAGAAGGGATAAACCATTTATAGCAATTAACTGTGGTGCAATTCCTAATGAGCTCCTAGAATCAGAGTTTTTCGGATATGAAGAAGGTTCTTTTACTGGAGCTAAAAAGTCTGGGAAAAAAGGTCTTTTTGAGCAAGCAAATGGAGGTACTATATTTTTAGATGAAATAGGCGAATTGCCACTTCAAATGCAAAAAAAATTACTTAGAGTTATACAAGAAAATACGATTACTAGAGTTGGAGGAACTAAACCCATAAAAATTGATGTAAGGTATGTAAGTGCTACTAATATTTCAAATGAGGATTTACATGATAATTTGAAGTTTAGACAGGATTTATATTATAGACTTAGTGTTATACCTATAAAAATACCTCCATTAAGGGAAAGAAAAGAAGACATAATGCCTTTGGTTGAATATTTCTTAGATTTATACAACACTAAATATAATAGAGAAATAAGCATTTCTCCTAAGGTTATGGAATTGTTAAATAATCATTCATGGCCTGGAAACATAAGAGAACTGAAAAATATTATCGAAAGGTTTGTTGTTTTATCAGTTAAAAATACGATAGGAGAAGATGAGTTTAATATGCTAATAAATTTAGATGATTTATCTAAGGAAAACGACTTAAAATCTCCAATAGTTGTAAATGGTATTGTAAATTTAAATGAAGCATATAAAATAGTAGATCAAATAATTATACCTAGAGCAATAGATAAGTATGGTTCTATTACACAAGCATCAAAACAAATAGGGATAGATTCTTCTACTATACATAGAAAAATAAAAAGTGGATATTTAAAATTGTAA
- a CDS encoding cyclic nucleotide-binding domain-containing protein gives MLKLHHDDSLRYYIENYKINNMFDVNLNSHMELHCFNKNELIVLKNTTPDYLYFLVEGTTIKLENSFDNNNILKSSINNLNIIGSLEIFTENKFEYSLRALDECIFIGIPVSIIKDVAFKDPTFLSYFCKSFANSIYNNDLKINFFKKEKDAI, from the coding sequence ATGCTTAAACTTCATCATGACGATAGTTTAAGATATTATATTGAAAATTATAAAATAAATAATATGTTTGATGTAAATTTGAACTCTCATATGGAACTTCATTGTTTTAATAAAAATGAACTTATAGTTCTTAAAAATACAACTCCCGATTACTTATATTTTCTCGTGGAGGGAACTACTATTAAATTAGAAAATTCTTTTGATAATAATAATATACTTAAATCTTCTATAAATAATTTAAATATTATTGGCTCTTTGGAAATATTTACAGAAAATAAATTTGAATATAGTTTAAGAGCTTTAGATGAATGTATTTTTATAGGAATACCTGTGTCAATTATAAAGGATGTAGCATTTAAAGACCCTACTTTCCTATCATATTTTTGTAAGAGCTTTGCAAACTCTATTTACAATAATGATTTAAAAATAAATTTTTTTAAAAAAGAAAAAGATGCTATATAG
- a CDS encoding phosphoglycerate dehydrogenase, whose translation MKLLVTNKYEDNEINKLIDLGYEVIYMKESKAEVNNENKDIEVIVGYNPFNTLDISKLENLKLIQLSSVGIDQIPKDEIIKNNITVCNNKGNYSIPMAEYIVMYILNVYKNTKQMYENQAQKKWKLAINLEELTDKKVMFIGTGTIAKNAADRLKAFGVYVYGVNTDGRDVVGFDECISIGNITEGLKKCDVVVITLPSTKETRGMINDEKLKTMKDGSVIINVGRGNIINENDLINNISKFKGVCLDVFESEPLNKENKLWEFENVTITPHNSWISDKNRSRTFNTIYENLKNYINKKELKNVVNIQKGY comes from the coding sequence ATGAAATTATTAGTTACAAATAAATATGAGGATAATGAAATAAATAAATTGATAGATTTAGGATATGAAGTAATATATATGAAGGAATCTAAGGCTGAAGTAAATAATGAAAATAAAGATATTGAAGTAATAGTAGGTTATAATCCGTTTAACACACTTGATATATCGAAACTAGAAAATTTGAAACTAATTCAATTAAGTAGTGTTGGAATAGATCAAATACCAAAAGATGAAATTATAAAAAATAATATTACGGTATGTAATAACAAAGGAAATTATAGTATTCCTATGGCGGAATATATAGTTATGTATATTTTAAATGTATATAAAAACACAAAACAAATGTATGAAAACCAAGCACAAAAGAAGTGGAAATTAGCTATAAACTTAGAAGAACTAACTGATAAAAAAGTAATGTTTATAGGAACTGGTACAATTGCAAAAAATGCTGCTGATAGGTTAAAAGCATTTGGAGTATATGTTTATGGAGTTAATACAGATGGTAGAGACGTTGTAGGATTTGATGAATGTATATCTATAGGAAATATAACCGAAGGGTTAAAAAAATGTGATGTAGTAGTTATTACTTTGCCATCAACAAAAGAAACTAGAGGAATGATTAATGATGAAAAATTAAAAACTATGAAAGATGGATCAGTGATTATAAATGTTGGTAGGGGAAACATAATAAATGAAAATGATTTAATCAATAATATAAGTAAGTTTAAAGGTGTTTGTTTAGATGTATTTGAAAGTGAACCATTAAATAAAGAAAATAAACTTTGGGAATTTGAAAATGTAACTATAACCCCTCATAATTCATGGATATCTGATAAAAATAGAAGTAGAACATTTAATACTATATATGAAAATTTAAAGAATTATATAAACAAAAAAGAGCTTAAAAACGTTGTAAATATTCAAAAAGGATATTAA